From the genome of Nasonia vitripennis strain AsymCx chromosome 1, Nvit_psr_1.1, whole genome shotgun sequence, one region includes:
- the LOC100678805 gene encoding excitatory amino acid transporter 1 isoform X2 encodes MDGQKAKAERSSYYPQEADRAPLSFRGKFATFMKHNALTMLTVTGVLFGIGLGLILRNARDNWTKREIMYINYVGELFLRMLKSLILPLIMASLISAIGSLDLSLSSKIGGRAISYYMLTTVSAVILGIILVNLIQPGRNQHSTDTKNATTRNVLTSDTLMDLVRNMFPPNLVEACIAQHQTKIIQGVNDTTDNKHEWEIKFGTEPGTNILGLVVFSTVLGITLGKMGDNGKPLLNFFETLSTAMMIITNWVVWLSPLGVMFLVASKIVEMETLSTVVSQLGMYFLTVIVGLCIHGFIILPSIYFLFTRRNPFTYVSNMAQAMATAFGTSSSSATLPVAIACLEDRNGVDPRVTRFVMPIGATINMDGTALYEAVAAIFIAQVRQVNLTYGQLAAISITATAASIGAAGIPQAGLVTMVMVLDTVGLPSGDISLILAIDWLLDRCRTTVNVVGDSLGAGIVNFLSRNELAALPRHTSSQNKNGGGGSGGGDNHTTAI; translated from the exons ATGGACGGGCAGAAGGCGAAGGCCGAGCGCAGCTCGTACTACCCGCAGGAGGCCGACCGGGCGCCGCTGAGCTTCCGCGGCAAGTTCGCCACGTTCATGAAGCACAACGCCCTGACGATGCTCACCGTCACGGGCGTCCTCTTCGGCATCGGCCTCGGGCTCATCCTGCGGAACGCGCGCGACAACTGGACCAAGCGCGAGATCATGTACATCAACTACGTGGGCGAGCTCTTCCTCAGGATGCTCAAGAGCTTGATACTGCCGCTCATCATGGCCAGTCTCATATCGGCCATCGGCTCGCTCGATCTCTCGCTCAGTAGCAAGATCGGCGGCAGGGCCATCAGCTACTACATGCTCACGACCGTCAGTGCCGTCATTCTCG GAATAATCCTCGTCAACCTGATCCAGCCGGGGAGGAATCAGCACAGCACCGATACCAAGAACGCGACGACGCGCAACGTCCTCACCTCCGACACCCTCATGGATCTGGTCAGGAACATGTTCCCGCCGAATCTCGTCGAGGCTTGCATTGCTCAGCACCAGACCAAGATCATCCAGGGAGTGAACGATACGACAG ACAACAAGCACGAGTGGGAAATCAAATTCGGCACCGAGCCCGGCACCAACATCCTCGGCCTCGTCGTCTTCTCCACTGTCCTGGGAATAACTCTGGGAAAGATGGGCGACAACGGCAAGCCGCTGCTCAACTTTTTCGAGACTCTCTCCACTGCCATGATGATCATCACCAACTGGGTGGTTTG GCTGTCGCCGCTGGGAGTCATGTTCCTGGTCGCCTCGAAGATCGTCGAGATGGAAACCCTGAGCACAGTCGTCTCGCAGCTGGGCATGTACTTCCTCACGGTCATCGTAGGCCTGTGCATCCACGGCTTCATCATCCTGCCCTCGATCTACTTCCTCTTCACGCGCAGGAATCCCTTCACCTACGTGTCCAACATGGCCCAGGCGATGGCGACCGCGTTCGGCACGTCGTCTAGCTCGGCCACCCTGCCCGTGGCCATAGCCTGCCTCGAGGACCGCAACGGTGTCGATCCTCGCGTCACTCGCTTCGTCATGCCCATCGGCGCCACCATCAATATGGACGGCACCGCTCTCTACGAAGCCGTCGCCGCAATCTTCATCGCTCAGGTCCGTCAAGTTAACCTGACCTACGGACAGCTCGCTGCCATCAG TATCACCGCGACGGCGGCCAGTATCGGAGCCGCCGGAATCCCGCAAGCTGGTCTGGTTACGATGGTCATGGTACTCGACACCGTCGGTCTCCCATCCGGCGACATCTCGCTCATCCTTGCCATCGACTGGTTGCT CGACCGCTGCAGGACGACCGTCAACGTGGTGGGCGACTCGCTTGGTGCTGGCATCGTAAACTTTTTGAGCAGGAACGAGCTGGCGGCGCTGCCGCGACACACTAGCAGCCAAAACAAGAACGGCGGCggtggcagcggcggcggagaCAACCACACTACGGCGATATGA
- the LOC100678805 gene encoding excitatory amino acid transporter 1 isoform X1, producing MEVATELSPLSGMDGQKAKAERSSYYPQEADRAPLSFRGKFATFMKHNALTMLTVTGVLFGIGLGLILRNARDNWTKREIMYINYVGELFLRMLKSLILPLIMASLISAIGSLDLSLSSKIGGRAISYYMLTTVSAVILGIILVNLIQPGRNQHSTDTKNATTRNVLTSDTLMDLVRNMFPPNLVEACIAQHQTKIIQGVNDTTDNKHEWEIKFGTEPGTNILGLVVFSTVLGITLGKMGDNGKPLLNFFETLSTAMMIITNWVVWLSPLGVMFLVASKIVEMETLSTVVSQLGMYFLTVIVGLCIHGFIILPSIYFLFTRRNPFTYVSNMAQAMATAFGTSSSSATLPVAIACLEDRNGVDPRVTRFVMPIGATINMDGTALYEAVAAIFIAQVRQVNLTYGQLAAISITATAASIGAAGIPQAGLVTMVMVLDTVGLPSGDISLILAIDWLLDRCRTTVNVVGDSLGAGIVNFLSRNELAALPRHTSSQNKNGGGGSGGGDNHTTAI from the exons ATGGAGGTGGCCACCGAACT ATCGCCACTGTCCGGCATGGACGGGCAGAAGGCGAAGGCCGAGCGCAGCTCGTACTACCCGCAGGAGGCCGACCGGGCGCCGCTGAGCTTCCGCGGCAAGTTCGCCACGTTCATGAAGCACAACGCCCTGACGATGCTCACCGTCACGGGCGTCCTCTTCGGCATCGGCCTCGGGCTCATCCTGCGGAACGCGCGCGACAACTGGACCAAGCGCGAGATCATGTACATCAACTACGTGGGCGAGCTCTTCCTCAGGATGCTCAAGAGCTTGATACTGCCGCTCATCATGGCCAGTCTCATATCGGCCATCGGCTCGCTCGATCTCTCGCTCAGTAGCAAGATCGGCGGCAGGGCCATCAGCTACTACATGCTCACGACCGTCAGTGCCGTCATTCTCG GAATAATCCTCGTCAACCTGATCCAGCCGGGGAGGAATCAGCACAGCACCGATACCAAGAACGCGACGACGCGCAACGTCCTCACCTCCGACACCCTCATGGATCTGGTCAGGAACATGTTCCCGCCGAATCTCGTCGAGGCTTGCATTGCTCAGCACCAGACCAAGATCATCCAGGGAGTGAACGATACGACAG ACAACAAGCACGAGTGGGAAATCAAATTCGGCACCGAGCCCGGCACCAACATCCTCGGCCTCGTCGTCTTCTCCACTGTCCTGGGAATAACTCTGGGAAAGATGGGCGACAACGGCAAGCCGCTGCTCAACTTTTTCGAGACTCTCTCCACTGCCATGATGATCATCACCAACTGGGTGGTTTG GCTGTCGCCGCTGGGAGTCATGTTCCTGGTCGCCTCGAAGATCGTCGAGATGGAAACCCTGAGCACAGTCGTCTCGCAGCTGGGCATGTACTTCCTCACGGTCATCGTAGGCCTGTGCATCCACGGCTTCATCATCCTGCCCTCGATCTACTTCCTCTTCACGCGCAGGAATCCCTTCACCTACGTGTCCAACATGGCCCAGGCGATGGCGACCGCGTTCGGCACGTCGTCTAGCTCGGCCACCCTGCCCGTGGCCATAGCCTGCCTCGAGGACCGCAACGGTGTCGATCCTCGCGTCACTCGCTTCGTCATGCCCATCGGCGCCACCATCAATATGGACGGCACCGCTCTCTACGAAGCCGTCGCCGCAATCTTCATCGCTCAGGTCCGTCAAGTTAACCTGACCTACGGACAGCTCGCTGCCATCAG TATCACCGCGACGGCGGCCAGTATCGGAGCCGCCGGAATCCCGCAAGCTGGTCTGGTTACGATGGTCATGGTACTCGACACCGTCGGTCTCCCATCCGGCGACATCTCGCTCATCCTTGCCATCGACTGGTTGCT CGACCGCTGCAGGACGACCGTCAACGTGGTGGGCGACTCGCTTGGTGCTGGCATCGTAAACTTTTTGAGCAGGAACGAGCTGGCGGCGCTGCCGCGACACACTAGCAGCCAAAACAAGAACGGCGGCggtggcagcggcggcggagaCAACCACACTACGGCGATATGA